In one Bdellovibrionota bacterium genomic region, the following are encoded:
- a CDS encoding pseudouridine synthase produces MTAESKNSKQEKMRLNKAMALKGLCSRREADEYIAKGLVRVDGEIVRELGVKVYPTQHIELVEKAQKKQSEKATIILNKPVGYVSGQPEDDHKPAVVLITKENQFLGEEKLKREHFDGLAPAGRLDIDSRGLIVFTQNGTIAKQLIGEDSNIEKEYLVRVSGTVTPEIIKKLEFGLHLDGKPLKRARIKQTREDFLVFVLTEGKKRQIRRMCELVGLQVLSLLRLRIGNVLLDDLPEGKWRFLTPEEKF; encoded by the coding sequence ATGACGGCGGAAAGTAAAAATTCAAAACAAGAAAAAATGAGACTAAATAAAGCAATGGCTCTTAAGGGGCTGTGTTCTCGTCGTGAAGCAGATGAATATATCGCAAAGGGGCTGGTTCGTGTCGATGGTGAAATCGTTCGTGAATTGGGAGTCAAAGTTTATCCCACTCAGCATATTGAGTTAGTTGAAAAGGCACAAAAAAAACAATCTGAAAAAGCCACAATCATTCTCAACAAACCTGTTGGTTATGTTTCTGGCCAACCTGAAGACGATCACAAACCTGCTGTGGTTTTAATTACCAAGGAAAATCAATTTTTAGGTGAGGAAAAATTAAAAAGAGAACACTTTGACGGTTTGGCTCCTGCTGGGAGACTGGACATTGACTCTAGAGGACTTATTGTTTTTACGCAGAATGGAACAATTGCAAAACAATTGATCGGGGAAGACTCAAATATCGAAAAAGAATATCTGGTTCGCGTCAGTGGAACCGTGACACCTGAGATCATTAAAAAGTTAGAATTCGGTCTACATTTAGATGGAAAGCCTTTAAAAAGAGCAAGAATTAAGCAGACCAGAGAAGATTTTTTGGTTTTTGTATTAACAGAAGGCAAAAAAAGACAAATCAGAAGAATGTGTGAGCTTGTAGGTTTGCAAGTGCTTAGTCTTTTGAGATTAAGAATCGGTAATGTACTTCTTGATGATCTCCCTGAAGGTAAATGGAGATTCTTGACACCTGAAGAAAAATTTTAG
- a CDS encoding tetratricopeptide repeat protein, giving the protein MKDIQPTSLIDKVNNQINKNKTVVIGFLVLVLVGIGGYSIYSTYNHKYEEKAQSAFFDAERLHAANQVAAQPTKNQTAKDTPPTNVDTKQVEEKLTSIIIEFPKSRASVQASILFADILLQKKDSAKAIGVLEKEFSNYSGHLLDSMLALKLSGVYEQNSQCDKALPVLDKIYKSKVSELKPEALLRTALCEETLGQTDKAKQSYQKLATEFSDTSQGQQAQKFLKIL; this is encoded by the coding sequence GTGAAAGATATTCAACCCACATCACTCATCGATAAAGTTAACAATCAAATCAACAAAAACAAAACGGTTGTCATTGGATTTCTTGTTTTGGTTTTAGTAGGAATTGGTGGCTACTCAATTTACTCCACCTATAATCACAAGTACGAAGAAAAAGCTCAGTCTGCTTTTTTTGATGCAGAAAGATTGCATGCTGCTAACCAAGTTGCAGCTCAGCCTACTAAAAATCAAACAGCGAAAGATACACCTCCAACAAATGTAGATACAAAGCAAGTTGAAGAAAAGTTAACCTCTATTATCATAGAGTTCCCAAAATCAAGAGCCAGTGTACAAGCTTCCATCTTGTTTGCAGATATTCTTTTACAGAAAAAAGACTCAGCAAAGGCTATTGGAGTACTAGAAAAAGAATTTTCAAACTACTCGGGACATTTGTTAGACTCAATGCTTGCGCTAAAACTTTCTGGAGTTTACGAGCAAAACAGCCAGTGTGATAAAGCTCTTCCTGTCTTAGACAAAATTTATAAATCTAAAGTTTCAGAATTGAAACCTGAAGCTTTGCTCAGAACAGCTCTGTGCGAAGAAACTCTTGGTCAAACAGACAAGGCCAAACAATCATACCAAAAACTTGCGACAGAATTTTCTGACACAAGCCAAGGACAACAAGCTCAAAAGTTTCTTAAAATTTTGTAG
- a CDS encoding PQQ-binding-like beta-propeller repeat protein, whose translation MNKKFSKYLLAFLFLCVSCSTLTSKQSYFLDTKTNWVRSTLREEYLGPKLVHSMSPTLIEDTIFQGNAADGLVAIHQKSGNILWRKDIKNGVNSGAVQYKDNVYFGGNDGQFYALKASNGQLVWTFPTQSESLSAPVLDGSSIYFLAGNGTLYSLDAVTGKMNWSYAQRDNSSINIRAASSPVVDGNFLYIGFSDGTFSSFDKKNGFLKWERNIAAPQDRFKDVGSSPTISGENIYVSTYGGSLFSIKKTSGEINWKSDEGSSSAATTVADKIYYSTTNKKLIALDKQTGKQLWAYAIKEGVGTKPLVYKDLVIIGTSEGPVEILSMIDGKLVKQFATGWGISAPITINTVTEDIFIMSNYGNIYSVNLKWKKPSNQWPWEKKE comes from the coding sequence ATGAATAAGAAATTTTCAAAATACTTATTAGCATTTTTATTTTTATGTGTTTCATGTTCGACTCTTACTTCTAAGCAATCTTACTTTTTAGATACCAAGACAAACTGGGTAAGATCAACTCTTCGCGAAGAATATCTTGGACCAAAACTAGTTCACTCGATGTCACCTACGTTAATTGAAGACACTATCTTTCAAGGCAATGCCGCAGATGGACTGGTAGCTATCCATCAAAAATCTGGAAATATTCTTTGGAGAAAAGACATTAAGAACGGTGTGAATTCTGGTGCTGTTCAATACAAAGACAATGTTTACTTTGGCGGAAACGATGGCCAATTCTATGCTTTAAAGGCCTCTAACGGCCAACTTGTATGGACTTTTCCAACTCAATCAGAAAGTTTATCGGCACCTGTTCTTGATGGATCTAGTATTTACTTTTTAGCAGGCAATGGAACACTCTATTCTTTAGACGCTGTCACTGGCAAAATGAATTGGTCTTACGCTCAAAGGGACAACTCCAGCATCAATATTCGTGCGGCTTCCAGTCCAGTTGTGGATGGAAACTTTCTTTATATTGGATTTAGCGATGGAACATTCTCATCTTTTGATAAAAAGAATGGTTTTTTAAAATGGGAAAGAAATATAGCGGCTCCACAAGACCGCTTTAAGGACGTTGGATCATCACCGACAATCAGCGGTGAAAACATTTACGTATCAACTTACGGCGGAAGTTTATTTTCAATTAAAAAAACCAGTGGAGAAATCAATTGGAAATCAGATGAAGGCAGTTCATCTGCGGCAACAACTGTTGCCGATAAAATCTATTATTCAACGACAAACAAAAAACTCATTGCTTTGGACAAACAAACCGGAAAACAGCTTTGGGCATATGCAATCAAAGAAGGCGTTGGAACAAAGCCTCTCGTATACAAAGACTTAGTGATCATTGGAACGTCAGAAGGTCCCGTAGAAATTCTTTCTATGATCGATGGCAAACTGGTTAAGCAGTTTGCCACTGGGTGGGGAATTTCGGCTCCCATCACTATAAATACAGTCACCGAAGATATTTTTATTATGTCTAACTACGGCAATATTTATTCTGTGAACCTCAAATGGAAAAAGCCTTCCAATCAATGGCCATGGGAGAAAAAAGAATAA
- a CDS encoding succinylglutamate desuccinylase/aspartoacylase family protein produces MIRVNQEIAEFKNLPNEFRKNGYFVVSKDDYAFVVSSEEFPKPFQNAQKETKKYELFLSALLHGNEVGGIQVLNHFAKKIITDKIKIPHSFFFCLGNIEAAQKGVRFIERDLNRSFLAPSTELLEEKLAVRISNYVKDCAYCIDIHQTNQDAVTPFMIFIYTSEKMNFSRHMDAQIPVIVSVEERHKDGSTLDFYCYKHNIISTTLELGKTGFHEKQADFGVAYLSNFLTLPDLHKEEPFKNVYRVADTIYWFDDRIALHPGYNNFSMIKKGEVLGKKGEADYPSPYDGVMLFPKYGDIALKTKEVFTIAQSVLSFEDLKKPKDAK; encoded by the coding sequence ATGATAAGAGTAAATCAGGAAATAGCAGAATTTAAAAATCTACCCAATGAGTTCCGCAAGAACGGCTATTTTGTTGTATCCAAAGATGACTATGCTTTTGTTGTGAGTTCAGAAGAATTTCCTAAACCTTTCCAAAATGCCCAAAAAGAAACAAAAAAATATGAATTATTCTTATCAGCACTTTTACATGGAAATGAAGTGGGCGGAATCCAAGTTCTAAATCATTTTGCTAAAAAAATTATTACGGACAAAATTAAAATCCCTCACTCTTTTTTCTTTTGTCTAGGCAACATCGAAGCCGCTCAAAAAGGTGTACGCTTTATTGAAAGAGACCTGAATAGATCTTTTTTAGCACCTTCCACAGAGTTATTAGAAGAAAAATTAGCAGTTCGAATCAGCAATTATGTAAAAGACTGCGCTTACTGTATCGACATTCATCAGACCAATCAGGATGCAGTGACTCCTTTCATGATTTTTATTTACACGTCAGAGAAAATGAATTTTTCAAGACACATGGATGCGCAAATTCCAGTTATTGTTTCTGTAGAAGAACGACATAAAGATGGATCCACATTGGATTTTTACTGCTACAAACACAATATTATTAGCACAACGCTGGAGTTAGGAAAAACTGGCTTTCATGAAAAACAAGCAGACTTTGGAGTAGCTTATTTATCCAATTTCTTAACTTTACCTGATCTTCACAAAGAAGAACCTTTTAAGAATGTTTATCGTGTTGCAGATACGATCTATTGGTTTGATGACCGAATAGCACTCCATCCCGGATACAATAATTTTTCTATGATTAAAAAAGGTGAAGTTCTTGGAAAAAAAGGTGAGGCGGATTATCCATCTCCCTATGACGGCGTAATGCTTTTTCCTAAATACGGAGATATCGCTCTAAAAACCAAAGAAGTATTCACCATCGCTCAGTCGGTATTGAGCTTTGAAGATCTAAAAAAACCTAAAGATGCAAAATAA
- a CDS encoding acetyl-CoA hydrolase/transferase C-terminal domain-containing protein, which produces MQNNKYTNNLKTCVDQIVGQILKSSKNKIIVATPLGLGKPNVLLNAVYNEVKNNPSLELEIHTALSLARPKPKSDLEAKFIKLFIERQFGKDYPDLEYVSDLKSNNLPKNISVNEFYFQSGAMINIEQAQRHLTSVNYTHVPRDMASRGVNALLLLIAERTVNGKKEFSLSCNPDITLDLLDALKNNPPLVVGVTHPDLPFLEGEAHVSEDLFDIILENQSNHKLFAIPKAIVSDTDFAIGFHASTLIKDNGTLQIGIGSLSDSLVYSTIIRHQKTHVYKDLANKLIISDKHKNLISKVGGMDSFKEGLFGASEMVMDGFMHLRKAGILKRTVEDKCYLRGAFFLGSSELYSWLKNLSQEDFQGIEMTRVTKINDLYGEEQKLRKQLVNARFFNTCMNMSLLGAAASDGLESGQIVSGVGGQYNFVAMAHELENGRSILMLRSTRTKNGKTSSNIVWGYGYCTIPRHLRDIVITEYGARDIRGKNDEDVIISLIQIADSRFQDELIETAKKYGKLSKTYHLDPIFKQNLPANISKAFESIKKEGLYKPFPFGSDFTDVEERIVFALKKLKNKSKLGLVIELAKSLFSRIDPTEYKEELTRMDLLQTKSFKEKAYQKLLLLMLKWS; this is translated from the coding sequence ATGCAAAATAATAAATACACCAACAACTTAAAAACCTGTGTCGATCAAATTGTTGGCCAAATTCTAAAGTCTTCTAAAAATAAAATCATAGTAGCGACTCCATTGGGCCTGGGAAAACCCAACGTACTACTCAATGCTGTTTACAATGAAGTAAAAAATAATCCTTCGCTCGAATTGGAAATTCATACAGCATTATCGCTGGCTCGCCCAAAACCAAAAAGTGATCTAGAAGCCAAGTTTATAAAACTTTTTATAGAAAGGCAGTTTGGAAAAGACTACCCAGACCTCGAATATGTTTCAGACTTAAAATCCAATAACCTTCCCAAAAATATCTCTGTCAACGAATTCTACTTTCAATCCGGAGCTATGATAAATATTGAGCAAGCACAAAGGCATCTGACCAGCGTGAACTACACTCATGTTCCAAGAGATATGGCGAGCCGGGGAGTGAATGCCCTATTACTTTTGATTGCCGAAAGAACTGTTAACGGTAAAAAAGAATTCAGCTTAAGCTGCAATCCCGATATTACTTTAGATTTACTTGATGCTTTAAAAAACAATCCTCCTCTCGTCGTCGGCGTGACTCACCCCGATTTACCATTTCTAGAAGGAGAAGCTCATGTTTCGGAAGATCTTTTTGATATTATCTTAGAAAATCAAAGTAACCACAAACTTTTTGCTATTCCAAAGGCCATAGTGAGCGATACCGATTTTGCGATCGGATTTCACGCAAGTACATTGATCAAAGACAATGGTACTTTACAAATTGGCATTGGATCTTTGTCTGATAGCTTGGTTTATAGCACGATCATCAGACATCAAAAGACTCATGTTTATAAAGACCTAGCAAATAAACTTATCATTTCAGATAAACATAAAAACCTAATTTCAAAAGTTGGAGGAATGGATTCTTTTAAAGAAGGACTATTTGGGGCAAGCGAAATGGTCATGGATGGATTCATGCATTTACGTAAAGCTGGAATTCTAAAAAGAACCGTGGAGGATAAATGCTATCTTCGAGGTGCATTTTTCTTGGGCTCGAGCGAGCTCTATTCTTGGTTAAAGAATTTATCTCAAGAGGATTTCCAGGGAATTGAAATGACCCGGGTGACCAAAATTAATGATCTTTACGGAGAAGAACAAAAGCTAAGAAAACAGCTCGTGAACGCAAGATTCTTCAACACATGCATGAATATGAGTCTTCTTGGTGCTGCGGCTTCAGATGGACTTGAGTCGGGGCAAATTGTCAGTGGGGTTGGGGGACAATATAATTTTGTAGCCATGGCTCACGAACTTGAAAATGGCAGATCTATTTTAATGTTGAGATCGACTCGTACAAAAAATGGAAAGACATCTTCTAATATTGTCTGGGGTTATGGTTATTGTACGATCCCAAGACATTTAAGGGACATCGTTATCACAGAATATGGCGCTCGCGATATCCGAGGTAAAAACGATGAGGATGTTATTATCTCTTTAATCCAAATCGCGGACTCTAGATTTCAAGATGAATTAATTGAAACTGCAAAAAAGTACGGAAAGCTATCAAAAACCTACCATTTAGACCCAATATTTAAACAAAATCTTCCAGCAAATATTTCGAAAGCTTTTGAATCTATTAAAAAAGAAGGTCTTTATAAGCCATTTCCTTTTGGCTCAGATTTCACAGATGTAGAAGAACGTATTGTATTTGCGCTAAAAAAGCTCAAGAACAAATCAAAACTAGGATTGGTGATTGAGTTAGCAAAGTCCTTATTCAGCCGCATAGATCCAACAGAGTACAAAGAGGAACTGACAAGAATGGATCTTTTGCAAACCAAAAGCTTTAAAGAAAAAGCCTATCAAAAGTTGTTATTATTAATGCTCAAGTGGTCTTAA